GCATCTTGGGCAACACTTCTTCCATGGTTTCCAGAAAGAGTCGTTTACGTGTGATGTCCGGCGCTTTCTCATATTCCTTTAACTGAGAAATAAAGCGGTTGGCATCACCCTGGGATATCTTGACTTTCTGTTCCAGATACGCTTCCGCTTCCTGGATGATCTGCTCGGCCTTACCGCGGGCTTCGGGGATGACGGCGTTGCGATAGCCCTGCGCTTCGTTGATCATTCGCTCCTTGTCCTCGCGCGCGCTGACTACGTCTTTAAACGCGGCGGCTACCTGCTCTGGAGGATGCACGTCCTGCAATTGCACCGTCACCACTTCCAGGCCTGAGCCGAAGTTGTCGAGCAGAGTCTGTATTTGTTCTCTGGCAATGATCTGAATTTCGGCTTTGCCGGTCGTTAAGGCCTCGTCGATATTCTTGCTCCCGGCGATTCCGCGAATGACGGTCTCTGCGACGTTGCGCACCAGACGATGCGGTTCGCGCACATTGAACAAGTAGGAAACCGAATCTTTGACGCGATACTGAACCACCAGATCGATGTCGATGATGTTCTGGTCTCCCGTCAGCATCAGCGATTCTGCTGGAACCTGCTGCGCGGCGCCTGTGCTTGAATTTCTGAACCCAATTTCAGCGCGCTGGATTTTGCGAACCTTCGGCGTCATTGCGTGTTCGATCGGCGACGGGAACTTGAAATGCAGGCCCGGTTGCGTGGTTTTGGTGTATTTGCCAAAACGGGTCACAACGCCTTCTTCGTCCGGTTCGACAAAATAAAAGATGCCGGGAACGAGCCATATAATGAGTAATAACAAGCCCACGACCAGAAACATGGACGGTTTGAATTGCGGTAATTTGATTTGAGGCACATCGAAAGGAGGTTTTCCCGAAGGATTTCCGCCGCCGCGATTGCGGTCTTCAGCGCCTTTTGGATCGTGTAAATCGTCCCAAGCCATAGATTATTCTTTCAACAGGTATTCTGCGGTTAAAGTAATTTTTATGTAAACGGTTACGCTAGCAAACTGGTTCTATCTTGTCAACAAAAGGCGGCATTGACGCATTTGTGGAAAAATGTCTCCCGCGCCTCTAGTTGCGGGAAATATTCGCCGCTTCTTCCAACACCGAACTGGCTTCCTGTCGGCTGAGACCAAAAATCTGGAAGCTCAGGAAATAGGAATGGTCGATGAGGGCCTCGCCGTCCATGAACCCATCAGGGGATTCCGTATCATAAAGGTATTCATAAATCGGGTTTTCCCGGGAGGTGTAAAACAGCTCCAGGTCTTTGGGCGAGGGGCTTTGCCCAAGAAGCATTCGGATGATGATGGGATCCATCTCGAATTCTTTGCGCAGGGCTTCCAGAGCGGTCTCTGGTTTTTCGTCGCTTTCCTTGCGCGCGCTCATATTTTCTTCAATGGCCTGGTTTCTTTTGAAAAACAGGAAGTGCGGGTGTTCTACATTTTTTCCAATCAGAAAATCTCCGTCGTGGAAATACAATTGGACCCAGTCGTCAAAATTGATTTTTTCCGGTTGGTCGCGAAATACCTGGTAGGAGTTGACTTCGTCTGAGCCTTCGTTGAGAAGGCGGTTGAACAAGGTGACGAATTGATTCATGCAGTCGTAGACGACCGTGCAAAAATACGGGTTCATGCGGTACCAGTTGTTCGTTGAATTGTGCGCGTTGATCAGTTTGCGAAGCATCATCAACAACTGTTCCGGGTCTTTTACGTGGCTGTAGGTGATGGGAAAATTGTTTTTTAAATAATCTTCAATTTTCTTTTTGTCGTCGGAGC
This window of the Candidatus Nitrohelix vancouverensis genome carries:
- the hflK gene encoding FtsH protease activity modulator HflK; the encoded protein is MAWDDLHDPKGAEDRNRGGGNPSGKPPFDVPQIKLPQFKPSMFLVVGLLLLIIWLVPGIFYFVEPDEEGVVTRFGKYTKTTQPGLHFKFPSPIEHAMTPKVRKIQRAEIGFRNSSTGAAQQVPAESLMLTGDQNIIDIDLVVQYRVKDSVSYLFNVREPHRLVRNVAETVIRGIAGSKNIDEALTTGKAEIQIIAREQIQTLLDNFGSGLEVVTVQLQDVHPPEQVAAAFKDVVSAREDKERMINEAQGYRNAVIPEARGKAEQIIQEAEAYLEQKVKISQGDANRFISQLKEYEKAPDITRKRLFLETMEEVLPKMQKFVMGSDKTGVLPLLPLNANNLGLNRPESR